The DNA region GAAGGATATTCTAATAACCGGATTTGCCAATCTCTGGTCGTTTTTGACCGGCTGGATCTAAAATCTGTTTTATTTTTCAAAAAATTATTTTTCCCACCAGATGTGGGCGGTCTTTGACGTTCCGGGGAGGATATATCCCTTATCGGTTTTGAGGAGGCGCTGATCCAAATACTGATCCACGATACGTTTCTGGTCATCGGTGTTTGCCAGAAGACGGGTATAATAGTCCTGCCGCATCTCTGCAGCAGACGTGTATGCCTGCCCGGTATTTCGTGATTCTACGGTAAGATTTGCATAGATCCCCAGCTGACACAACACATTCCAGAGAATATCGGCAGTTGGTTCGTAGTTGTACGGTTCACCGTGCAGCATCGGCCAAAGATCGCTGTTTCCCCGCGAAAGTGAGGGAGGGAGGAGGAACCAGAAGAGATGGACCGCAGATTCTGCACAGTCATCCATTTTTTTCATGCAGGAACCAATGTCAGCCATCATGAGTGAGAGGGAAGCGATCACCACATCATGTTTGCCTATCTCATCAGGCGAAGCCTCTTCCCATGTCTTTTGGATAGTTCGAATTGGCGGAGC from Methanocorpusculum labreanum Z includes:
- a CDS encoding class I SAM-dependent methyltransferase codes for the protein MCAEKPDFIRMWDEQIARAFEQKRKAGEDNGSFWDNPVNVERYVRRLQNDDRGRVKKQLDSMNILPGSSVLDVGAGPGTLSVPLAASGCSVTVVEPSSPMIRGMEAYRSLTNAPPIRTIQKTWEEASPDEIGKHDVVIASLSLMMADIGSCMKKMDDCAESAVHLFWFLLPPSLSRGNSDLWPMLHGEPYNYEPTADILWNVLCQLGIYANLTVESRNTGQAYTSAAEMRQDYYTRLLANTDDQKRIVDQYLDQRLLKTDKGYILPGTSKTAHIWWEK